In Halorussus limi, a genomic segment contains:
- a CDS encoding IMP cyclohydrolase, with product MYVGRFVVVGPEVAAYRVSSRSFPNRKIAQRDAALTVAPTEDAPETDNPYISYNCARATGEGSAVVGNGSHVDPVTEKLELGYPARDALAESLLALDYEKDDYDTPRIAGVLTDGSAFVGTVRKDAVLVREVTEPTLVATYEKDAPEAFDFAADTAAAAASEAYDLDFEHAVCAAGVARTDDGFKLAVENGD from the coding sequence ATGTACGTCGGACGCTTCGTCGTCGTCGGCCCGGAGGTCGCGGCCTACCGCGTCTCCTCGCGGTCGTTCCCGAATCGGAAGATAGCCCAGCGCGACGCCGCGTTGACCGTCGCGCCCACCGAGGACGCGCCCGAGACGGACAATCCCTACATCTCGTACAACTGTGCGCGGGCGACCGGCGAGGGGTCGGCGGTCGTCGGGAACGGGTCGCACGTCGACCCCGTCACCGAGAAACTCGAACTGGGCTACCCCGCCCGCGACGCGCTGGCCGAGAGTCTGCTGGCGCTCGACTACGAGAAGGACGACTACGACACCCCGCGAATCGCCGGCGTCCTGACCGACGGGTCGGCGTTCGTCGGCACCGTCCGGAAGGACGCGGTACTCGTCCGCGAAGTGACCGAACCGACCCTCGTGGCGACCTACGAGAAGGACGCGCCCGAGGCGTTCGACTTCGCGGCCGACACCGCCGCGGCGGCCGCGAGCGAGGCCTACGACCTCGACTTCGAACACGCGGTCTGTGCGGCCGGAGTCGCGCGCACCGACGACGGGTTCAAGCTCGCCGTCGAGAACGGCGACTGA
- a CDS encoding DUF7089 family protein, whose translation MFEERSLSGEVEAVREAHAPDALVLDSGSDFETLDPARAEDLGLLVDALDPLAYPAEWLPEDAPELLARFASSDFTVGMPGDGSVAWTRQTDPPVAFVKPRVQGSPDEFVDFLVAEALVEIGTGLPEHFLGFFEDRYRDLDAALPFDAGSVYQVAAALYDAYLGLHTREVFAEWGENHPRLFAAWQDAGERIEPRLESLPSSMARDETDFADAAEFACAAVKHGLELPAPFAALDTTAYRDHGADYAVKWAEKTFE comes from the coding sequence ATGTTCGAAGAACGGTCGCTCTCGGGGGAAGTCGAGGCGGTCCGGGAGGCCCACGCGCCCGACGCGCTGGTCCTCGACTCGGGGTCGGACTTCGAGACGCTCGACCCCGCGCGCGCCGAGGACCTCGGCCTTCTGGTGGACGCGCTCGACCCCCTCGCTTACCCCGCCGAGTGGCTTCCCGAGGACGCGCCCGAACTCCTCGCCCGGTTCGCCTCGTCGGACTTCACGGTCGGGATGCCCGGCGACGGGAGCGTCGCGTGGACGCGCCAGACCGACCCGCCGGTCGCGTTCGTCAAGCCCCGCGTGCAGGGGTCGCCCGACGAGTTCGTGGACTTCCTCGTCGCGGAGGCGCTCGTCGAAATCGGCACCGGACTTCCGGAACACTTCCTCGGGTTCTTCGAGGACCGGTACCGGGACCTCGACGCCGCACTCCCGTTCGACGCGGGGAGCGTCTACCAAGTCGCGGCGGCGCTGTACGACGCCTACCTCGGACTCCACACCCGCGAGGTCTTCGCCGAGTGGGGCGAGAACCACCCGCGACTCTTCGCGGCGTGGCAGGACGCGGGCGAGCGCATCGAACCGCGACTTGAGAGCCTGCCCTCCTCGATGGCCCGCGACGAGACCGACTTCGCCGACGCCGCGGAGTTCGCCTGCGCGGCGGTGAAGCACGGACTCGAACTCCCCGCGCCGTTCGCGGCGCTCGACACCACGGCCTATCGAGACCACGGCGCGGACTACGCGGTCAAGTGGGCCGAGAAGACCTTCGAGTGA
- a CDS encoding metallophosphoesterase family protein has translation MRIGVLSDVHSNRVAFEAVLDDVPDVDAFVCAGDVVGYNPWPGECVEMIREGEVPTVMGNHDRAVASGTAFRFNAMAKAGVEHARERLTDEQLSWLESLPNERRLFDDRVKVVHGHPDDPDHYTMPDEFSPDLLGDEDVLVMGHTHVQHHERYGEGVVMNPGSVGQPRDGDPRAAYAVLDLDDLSVTEHRVEYDVAAVRRAVEDAGLPSRIGERLESGK, from the coding sequence ATGCGAATCGGCGTTCTCTCCGACGTTCACTCCAATCGGGTCGCGTTCGAGGCAGTTCTCGACGACGTGCCGGACGTGGACGCGTTCGTCTGCGCCGGCGACGTGGTGGGCTACAACCCGTGGCCCGGCGAGTGCGTCGAGATGATACGCGAGGGGGAGGTTCCGACCGTGATGGGAAACCACGACCGAGCGGTCGCCTCTGGCACCGCCTTTCGGTTCAATGCGATGGCTAAGGCAGGGGTCGAACACGCCCGCGAGCGACTCACCGACGAGCAGTTAAGTTGGCTCGAAAGTCTGCCCAACGAGCGCCGCCTCTTCGACGACCGGGTGAAGGTCGTCCACGGCCACCCCGACGACCCCGACCACTACACGATGCCCGACGAGTTCTCGCCCGACCTCCTCGGCGACGAGGACGTGTTGGTCATGGGCCACACGCACGTCCAGCATCACGAGCGGTACGGCGAGGGCGTCGTGATGAACCCCGGGAGTGTGGGTCAACCGCGCGACGGCGACCCCCGGGCCGCCTACGCGGTCCTCGACTTGGACGACTTGAGCGTGACCGAACACCGCGTGGAGTACGACGTGGCGGCGGTCCGGCGAGCGGTCGAAGACGCGGGTCTCCCGAGTCGAATCGGCGAGCGACTGGAGTCCGGGAAGTAG
- a CDS encoding Sjogren's syndrome/scleroderma autoantigen 1 family protein, which produces MSSDDSEFDKEAEREKLREKYGDEDEDRENTRRMSELLLQGATMTGKHCDNCGDPIFRYDGQEFCPTCQHEAQQAQQADADAGRPGGATGAADTADATRTADTADTAETTDSGDRAASDADAASADAGDERRTADQQADGEPRVEINDVRVSDRHADPSKVRRPPSQTQNRDRAETGNRDRARNRTSSRESERAHDHRHARGATDRDASARGDTPVRTPTSEDARDLTPAREALVRKLSDLARRAEETDDVTRARELLAATREAAEALAALDRANR; this is translated from the coding sequence ATGAGCAGCGACGACTCGGAGTTCGACAAGGAGGCCGAGCGCGAGAAACTCCGGGAGAAGTACGGTGACGAGGACGAGGACCGCGAGAACACCCGCCGGATGAGCGAACTGCTCCTGCAGGGCGCGACCATGACGGGCAAGCACTGCGACAACTGCGGCGACCCCATCTTCCGATACGACGGTCAGGAGTTCTGTCCGACCTGCCAGCACGAGGCCCAGCAGGCCCAGCAGGCGGACGCCGACGCGGGTCGACCCGGCGGGGCGACCGGCGCCGCGGACACCGCCGACGCGACCCGAACTGCCGACACCGCCGACACCGCGGAAACCACCGACTCCGGCGACCGAGCGGCGTCGGACGCCGACGCCGCGAGCGCCGACGCCGGCGACGAGAGGCGGACGGCCGACCAGCAGGCCGACGGCGAACCCCGCGTCGAAATCAACGACGTTCGGGTCTCCGACCGCCACGCCGACCCGTCGAAGGTGCGCCGACCGCCGTCCCAGACACAGAACCGCGACCGAGCAGAGACGGGGAATCGCGACCGTGCGCGGAACCGCACGTCTTCGCGAGAAAGCGAGCGAGCGCACGACCACCGGCACGCGCGCGGCGCGACCGACCGCGACGCGTCCGCCCGAGGCGACACTCCCGTCCGAACACCTACCTCCGAGGACGCCCGCGACCTCACGCCCGCCCGCGAGGCGCTGGTCCGCAAGCTTTCGGACCTCGCTCGCCGCGCCGAGGAGACCGATGACGTGACCCGGGCCCGCGAACTCCTCGCGGCGACCCGCGAGGCCGCCGAGGCGCTCGCCGCGCTCGACCGGGCAAACCGTTAA
- a CDS encoding ATP-binding protein has protein sequence MKRRARRVLARSGHWLIAFAGTTYVALAVGLAVLVAVNKEADLGGLIDLVIVGGPGLVLLSGAYRLHRSDVDPDAYSRVVAWCLGGVALLLAFLFLLHLEPLNSFRISVWSATFSTAIGAAGGLVVGIYDARAATQAEQLREQHRRLREQRQKLERQRQRLQRQNQRLDSFASLLAHELRNPLSIAQIYHRRAANGDSDAAEEVEAALDRIEEMVEVILFIARDQSEELDQEAVELAAVARDVWADLDGSRAELVVETDRTLLADPIHLRHLLENLFENAVEHTDERVSIRIGGLSSGFYVEDDGPGIPAEEREQVFEAGYTTDGTGFGLLFVAELADAYGWNYTVATGSDGGSRFEFTDVELDTAAECQQ, from the coding sequence GTGAAACGGAGAGCGAGACGCGTCTTGGCGAGGAGTGGCCACTGGCTCATCGCCTTCGCCGGTACGACCTACGTCGCGTTGGCCGTCGGACTCGCCGTCCTCGTCGCGGTCAACAAGGAGGCGGACCTCGGTGGCCTCATCGACCTCGTCATCGTCGGCGGTCCCGGTCTCGTACTCCTCTCCGGCGCGTACCGACTGCACCGGAGCGACGTCGACCCGGACGCGTACTCCCGCGTCGTCGCGTGGTGTCTCGGCGGCGTCGCACTCCTCCTCGCCTTTCTGTTTCTGCTCCACCTCGAACCGCTGAACTCGTTTCGAATCTCCGTCTGGTCGGCGACGTTCTCTACGGCGATCGGTGCCGCCGGTGGGCTTGTCGTCGGTATCTACGACGCTCGCGCCGCCACGCAGGCCGAGCAACTGCGCGAGCAACACCGACGGCTCCGCGAACAGCGACAGAAACTCGAACGACAGCGCCAGCGGCTTCAGCGCCAGAACCAGCGCTTGGACAGTTTCGCGAGCCTCCTCGCTCACGAACTTCGAAACCCGCTGAGTATCGCCCAGATATACCACCGACGGGCCGCGAACGGCGATTCGGACGCCGCCGAGGAGGTCGAAGCGGCGCTCGACCGCATCGAGGAGATGGTGGAAGTCATCCTCTTCATCGCCCGAGATCAGAGCGAGGAACTCGACCAAGAGGCGGTGGAACTCGCGGCGGTCGCGAGGGACGTCTGGGCCGACCTCGACGGTTCCCGTGCGGAGTTGGTCGTCGAAACCGACCGGACGCTGCTGGCCGACCCGATTCACCTCCGGCATCTGTTGGAAAACCTGTTCGAGAACGCGGTCGAACACACCGACGAGCGCGTCTCGATTCGCATCGGCGGCCTCTCGTCCGGCTTTTACGTCGAAGACGACGGACCGGGAATTCCCGCCGAGGAGCGCGAGCAGGTCTTCGAAGCCGGATACACCACCGACGGAACCGGTTTCGGGTTGCTGTTCGTCGCCGAACTCGCGGACGCGTACGGCTGGAACTACACGGTCGCTACCGGAAGTGACGGCGGGTCGCGGTTCGAGTTCACGGACGTCGAACTCGACACGGCGGCGGAGTGCCAACAGTGA
- the mdh gene encoding malate dehydrogenase produces MTKISVVGAAGTVGAAAAYNIALRDIADELVLVDIPDKEEDTVGQAADVNHGAAYDSNTTVRQGGYEATEGSDVVVITAGIPRQPGQTRIDLAGDNAPIMEDIGSSVAEYNDDFVTITTSNPVDLLNRHLYETGERSREKVIGFGGRLDSARFRYVLSQRFDEPVQNVEATILGEHGDAQVPVFSKVRANGKDPEFSDEEKEEILEELKQSAMNVIEKKGATQWGPATGVGHMVEAVVRDTGEVLPGSVKLEGEYGHDDVALGVPVKLGEDGVQEVVEWDLTEFEREQLGEAADKLSEQYDEIA; encoded by the coding sequence ATGACGAAAATCAGCGTGGTCGGCGCGGCCGGAACCGTCGGGGCCGCGGCGGCGTACAACATCGCGCTTCGGGATATCGCGGACGAACTGGTACTCGTAGACATCCCGGACAAGGAGGAGGACACCGTCGGGCAGGCCGCCGACGTGAATCACGGGGCCGCCTACGACTCGAACACCACGGTCCGACAGGGCGGTTACGAGGCGACCGAAGGGTCGGACGTGGTCGTCATCACGGCCGGGATTCCGCGCCAACCCGGCCAGACTCGCATCGACCTCGCGGGCGACAACGCGCCCATCATGGAGGACATCGGCTCCTCCGTCGCGGAGTACAACGACGACTTCGTGACCATCACGACCTCGAACCCGGTGGACCTCCTCAACCGTCACCTCTACGAGACCGGCGAGCGGTCGCGCGAGAAGGTCATCGGCTTCGGCGGCCGACTCGACTCCGCGCGGTTCCGCTACGTCCTCAGTCAGCGCTTCGACGAACCGGTCCAGAACGTCGAGGCGACGATTCTGGGCGAACACGGCGACGCGCAGGTCCCGGTCTTCTCGAAGGTCCGGGCCAACGGCAAGGACCCCGAGTTCAGCGACGAGGAGAAGGAGGAGATTCTGGAGGAGCTCAAGCAGAGCGCGATGAACGTCATCGAGAAGAAGGGCGCGACCCAGTGGGGTCCGGCCACCGGCGTCGGCCACATGGTCGAGGCCGTCGTCCGCGACACCGGCGAGGTGCTGCCCGGTTCGGTCAAACTCGAAGGCGAGTACGGCCACGACGACGTGGCGCTCGGCGTCCCGGTGAAACTCGGCGAGGACGGCGTGCAGGAAGTCGTCGAGTGGGACCTGACCGAGTTCGAGCGCGAGCAGTTGGGCGAGGCCGCGGACAAACTCTCCGAACAGTACGACGAAATCGCCTGA
- a CDS encoding ATP-dependent DNA helicase, with product MTVEISDIPDLPDGVPEHFREQGIEELYPPQGEAVEAGVAEGESVVASVPTASGKTLVAELAMLTSVARGGKALYIVPLRALASEKKAEFEEFEQYGIDVGVSTGNYDSDGDWLAQKDIIVATSEKVDSLVRNGAQWVDDLTCVVADEVHLVDSKNRGPTLEVTLAKLRKLNEDLQTVALSATVGNADEIADWLDATLVDSSWRPIDLQKGVLYGQALHLDDGSKKQISRGNEKATAALVEDTLTDEGSSLVFVNSRRNAEAAARRLGDVTRDYLTTEERAELRDIAADIRDASDTQTSDDLADAVEKGSAFHHAGLSSESRELVEDAFRDRLIKVISATPTLAAGVNTPSRRVIVRDWRRYDGDVGGMQPLDVLEVHQMFGRAGRPGLDPYGEAVLIADSHDELNELFDRYVWADPEPVRSKLAAEPALRTHILATVASGFADTEDELVSFLERTLYATQTDETGRLETVTQNVLRYLERNEFLEREDGGLRATGLGHRVSQLYIDPMSAAEIIDGIRSADDRPTAMGLYHLVSRTPDMYELYLRSGDREEYTELAYERESEFLGSMPSEFEDGAFEDWLSALKTARLLEDWASEMDEDDMAEQYGVGPGDIRGKVETAEWLLNAAERLAGELGLDSGPAIREAKKRVEYGVRDELLDLAGVRNVGRKRARRLYEAGIESRADLRDADKSVVLGALRGRRKTAETILENVGRKDPDLEGVEPEGEVSAGDATGTGDDGGQQSLGDFE from the coding sequence GTGACCGTCGAAATCTCCGACATCCCCGACCTACCGGACGGCGTCCCCGAACACTTCCGCGAGCAGGGCATCGAGGAGTTGTACCCGCCCCAAGGCGAGGCCGTCGAGGCCGGCGTCGCCGAGGGCGAGAGCGTGGTCGCCAGCGTCCCGACCGCCAGCGGGAAGACGCTCGTCGCCGAGTTGGCGATGCTGACCAGCGTCGCCCGCGGCGGAAAGGCGCTCTACATCGTCCCGCTCCGGGCCTTGGCCAGCGAGAAGAAGGCCGAGTTCGAGGAGTTCGAGCAGTACGGCATCGACGTAGGCGTCTCGACCGGCAACTACGACAGCGACGGCGATTGGCTGGCCCAGAAGGACATCATCGTCGCCACCAGCGAGAAGGTGGACTCGCTCGTCCGGAACGGCGCCCAGTGGGTCGACGACCTGACCTGCGTCGTCGCCGACGAGGTCCACCTCGTGGACTCGAAGAACCGCGGCCCGACGCTCGAAGTCACCCTCGCCAAACTCCGGAAACTCAACGAGGACCTCCAGACCGTCGCGCTCTCGGCCACGGTCGGCAACGCCGACGAGATAGCCGACTGGCTCGACGCGACGCTCGTGGACTCGTCGTGGCGGCCCATCGACCTCCAGAAGGGCGTCCTCTACGGGCAGGCGCTCCACCTGGACGACGGGTCGAAGAAGCAGATTTCCAGAGGGAACGAGAAGGCGACCGCCGCACTGGTCGAGGACACCCTGACCGACGAAGGCTCGTCGCTCGTGTTCGTCAACTCCCGGCGGAACGCCGAGGCCGCCGCGAGGCGACTCGGCGACGTGACCCGCGACTACCTCACGACGGAGGAGCGCGCCGAGTTGCGCGACATCGCCGCGGACATCCGCGACGCCAGCGACACCCAGACCAGCGACGACCTCGCCGACGCCGTCGAGAAGGGGTCGGCGTTCCACCACGCGGGCCTCTCCAGCGAGAGCCGCGAACTCGTCGAGGACGCCTTCCGTGACCGACTCATCAAGGTCATCTCCGCAACCCCGACGCTCGCCGCGGGGGTCAACACGCCCTCTCGGCGGGTCATCGTCCGGGACTGGCGGCGGTACGACGGCGACGTGGGCGGCATGCAACCGCTCGACGTGCTGGAGGTCCACCAGATGTTCGGCCGGGCCGGACGGCCCGGACTCGACCCCTACGGCGAGGCGGTCCTCATCGCCGACAGCCACGACGAACTGAACGAACTGTTCGACCGCTACGTCTGGGCCGACCCCGAACCGGTTCGGTCGAAACTCGCGGCCGAACCCGCCCTGCGGACCCACATCCTCGCCACGGTCGCCTCCGGGTTCGCAGACACCGAGGACGAACTGGTCTCGTTCCTCGAACGCACCCTCTACGCGACCCAGACCGACGAGACCGGCCGCCTCGAAACCGTCACCCAGAACGTCCTGCGCTATCTCGAACGCAACGAGTTCCTCGAACGCGAGGACGGTGGCCTCCGGGCGACCGGACTCGGCCACCGCGTCTCGCAACTCTACATCGACCCCATGAGCGCGGCCGAAATCATCGACGGCATCCGGTCGGCCGACGACCGACCGACCGCGATGGGTCTCTACCACCTCGTCTCGCGCACCCCCGACATGTACGAACTCTACCTCCGGTCGGGCGACCGCGAGGAATACACCGAACTCGCCTACGAGCGCGAGTCGGAGTTCCTCGGGTCGATGCCCTCGGAGTTCGAGGACGGCGCCTTCGAGGACTGGCTCTCGGCGCTCAAGACCGCCCGCCTGCTCGAAGACTGGGCCTCCGAGATGGACGAGGACGACATGGCCGAGCAGTACGGCGTCGGTCCGGGCGACATCCGCGGGAAGGTCGAGACTGCCGAGTGGCTGCTCAACGCGGCCGAGCGACTCGCGGGCGAACTCGGTCTCGACTCCGGCCCGGCCATCCGCGAGGCGAAAAAGCGCGTCGAGTACGGCGTCCGCGATGAACTGCTCGACCTCGCCGGAGTCCGGAACGTCGGCCGCAAGCGCGCCCGGCGACTCTACGAGGCGGGCATCGAGTCCCGCGCCGACCTCCGCGACGCCGACAAGTCGGTCGTCCTCGGCGCGCTTCGAGGCCGCCGGAAGACCGCCGAGACCATCCTCGAGAACGTCGGTCGGAAGGACCCCGACCTCGAGGGCGTCGAACCCGAGGGCGAGGTCAGCGCCGGGGACGCGACCGGAACCGGAGACGACGGCGGCCAGCAGAGCCTCGGTGACTTCGAATGA
- a CDS encoding DUF5789 family protein — protein sequence MADEPDPEREQRHARERQRERTESVESILGEAGQMLGEHKYPATSEELATEYGDQPLDLQNETESLGSVFDRLVDERFESADEAREAVYDEITGEAAGPEEYNDERDLGELDADVTDDESNVNSN from the coding sequence ATGGCCGACGAACCAGACCCCGAGCGCGAACAGCGCCACGCCCGCGAGCGCCAGCGCGAGCGAACTGAAAGCGTCGAGAGCATTCTCGGCGAGGCGGGCCAGATGCTCGGCGAGCACAAGTACCCCGCGACCAGCGAGGAACTGGCGACCGAGTACGGCGACCAACCCCTCGACCTCCAGAACGAGACCGAGTCGCTCGGGAGCGTCTTCGACCGCCTCGTGGACGAGCGATTCGAGTCCGCCGACGAGGCCCGCGAAGCGGTTTACGACGAGATAACCGGCGAAGCCGCCGGACCCGAGGAGTACAACGACGAGCGCGACCTCGGCGAACTCGACGCGGACGTGACCGACGACGAGTCGAACGTCAACTCGAACTGA
- a CDS encoding BGTF surface domain-containing protein — MPSLPSPDGSTSRAAVAIAVLAVLAASFPAAAVTGVESATTSGGTADRKICPQSLEPTGARGLPENATSPPTPNESADLSVALGDIATVPLSVPAGANVTVRVGSDDGYSARLSVRDDGDGRVRLLVNTYLAGNRTTVAPGTYRAAGDDAVTVTGGTPAPPLEPGTYPMTVHRNGTVVGERELTVTGPSFESITARRAVPRLFDAPNASAIRAANRSELTASLQSGEHEPEVVEGETLLLRIDAPSLLGAIAAQSRNTTTERFLALHEETEPETDETFEISGPCGGILFHETVTEGGARILLDYRAGAAYILLDTTNLEGTEAGGQTVYVEVSPESRLGDAGRELTTSFRIAARQTAIRPAGTDTVRLTADDRATISGETNLLADSRVPVRVESRVDSTFERRTTATVTDNGTFTATVDLSTASAPELFAVHVGPHQFPGEIGEPPAIYWKLSEYGHRQRVTDLNIGQLTLPEGGFLVAYEYDSSTDRFRPVGSTTPSDDDLVVDSRTEPGYLLVVAHRDANGNRAFDGPATDSPYRVGDRVVSDWVGVTVDGVEPTGDEPWATFDADRAVTPPTETPTDDPDTAPTDPDTADFTVGSTATTGTAESTGTTPTTPDASSTTPSDGTDVGIPGFGPLVAAVALLGATALRLGTRR, encoded by the coding sequence ATGCCCTCTCTCCCGTCACCAGACGGTTCCACCTCCAGAGCGGCCGTCGCCATCGCAGTCTTGGCAGTCCTCGCCGCGTCGTTCCCGGCGGCCGCCGTCACCGGCGTCGAATCTGCGACCACGTCCGGCGGCACCGCCGACCGGAAGATCTGTCCGCAATCACTCGAACCGACCGGCGCAAGAGGACTTCCCGAGAACGCCACGTCGCCTCCGACGCCGAACGAGTCCGCGGACCTCTCCGTCGCCCTGGGCGATATCGCGACCGTTCCCCTGTCGGTCCCGGCGGGCGCGAACGTCACCGTCAGGGTCGGGTCCGACGACGGGTACAGCGCCAGACTCAGCGTCCGCGACGATGGTGACGGGCGAGTCCGACTCCTCGTTAACACCTACCTCGCGGGGAACCGGACCACCGTCGCACCCGGCACGTACCGGGCCGCAGGTGACGACGCCGTGACCGTCACCGGCGGAACCCCGGCCCCGCCGCTGGAACCCGGCACTTACCCCATGACGGTTCACCGGAACGGGACCGTCGTCGGGGAGCGCGAGTTGACCGTGACCGGGCCTTCGTTCGAGTCCATCACCGCCCGTCGCGCTGTCCCTCGACTGTTCGACGCGCCGAATGCCAGCGCGATTCGAGCGGCGAACCGAAGCGAGTTGACCGCCTCGCTCCAGTCGGGGGAGCACGAACCTGAAGTCGTCGAGGGCGAGACGCTTCTGCTCCGCATCGACGCGCCGAGCCTCCTCGGTGCAATCGCCGCCCAGTCCAGAAACACGACGACCGAGCGGTTCCTCGCGCTTCACGAGGAAACGGAACCGGAGACCGACGAGACGTTCGAAATCAGTGGTCCGTGCGGTGGCATCCTGTTCCACGAGACCGTCACCGAGGGGGGCGCTCGCATCTTACTCGACTACCGCGCTGGCGCGGCGTACATCTTGCTCGATACAACAAATCTCGAAGGGACGGAAGCCGGAGGACAGACCGTCTACGTCGAGGTCTCTCCGGAGAGTCGTCTCGGAGATGCCGGGCGGGAACTGACCACCTCGTTCCGAATCGCTGCCCGTCAGACCGCGATTCGACCGGCCGGAACCGATACCGTTCGACTGACCGCCGACGACCGAGCGACGATTTCCGGCGAAACGAACCTTCTCGCCGATTCGCGCGTCCCCGTCCGGGTGGAGTCGCGGGTCGATTCGACGTTCGAGCGACGGACGACCGCAACGGTCACCGACAACGGCACGTTCACCGCGACGGTAGACCTATCGACCGCCTCGGCTCCGGAACTGTTTGCGGTCCACGTCGGCCCCCACCAGTTTCCCGGGGAAATCGGTGAGCCGCCGGCCATCTACTGGAAGCTGTCCGAATACGGACACCGCCAGCGAGTCACCGACCTGAACATCGGGCAACTCACGCTCCCCGAGGGTGGTTTCCTCGTCGCCTACGAGTACGACTCCTCGACCGACCGGTTCCGACCGGTCGGCTCGACGACCCCGAGCGACGACGACCTCGTGGTGGACTCCCGAACCGAGCCGGGTTACCTCCTCGTCGTCGCACACCGAGACGCCAACGGGAACCGAGCGTTCGACGGCCCGGCGACTGACTCGCCGTACCGGGTCGGCGACCGAGTAGTGAGCGATTGGGTCGGCGTCACCGTCGACGGGGTCGAACCGACCGGGGACGAACCGTGGGCGACGTTCGACGCCGACCGAGCGGTGACGCCGCCGACGGAAACACCGACCGACGACCCCGACACCGCGCCGACCGACCCCGATACGGCCGATTTCACCGTCGGGTCCACTGCAACCACCGGAACCGCTGAGTCCACTGGAACGACCCCGACCACGCCCGACGCTAGCTCCACTACACCCTCCGACGGGACGGATGTGGGGATACCGGGCTTCGGCCCGCTCGTCGCCGCCGTGGCGCTCCTCGGCGCGACGGCGTTGCGTCTGGGAACACGTCGGTGA
- a CDS encoding ferredoxin translates to MRVEFDRDTCTGMFQCTAEWDAFEENRDDGKADLRDSEEEDEDTFVREVPDDAEFDAKMAARVCPVDAIRVYDDDGEQLIP, encoded by the coding sequence ATGAGAGTCGAGTTCGACCGCGACACCTGCACCGGGATGTTCCAGTGTACCGCCGAGTGGGACGCGTTCGAGGAGAACCGCGACGACGGAAAGGCAGACCTCCGCGACTCCGAGGAGGAGGACGAGGACACTTTCGTCCGCGAAGTTCCGGACGACGCCGAGTTCGACGCGAAGATGGCGGCGCGCGTCTGCCCGGTGGACGCCATCCGGGTCTACGACGACGACGGCGAGCAACTGATTCCTTGA
- the cgi121 gene encoding KEOPS complex subunit Cgi121: MRLVDGRAEIEDLDAFLGDLGEVGDEFDCAVQAFDPDYVLGEAHLRTAVERADRAFERDQNVARERAVEILLYAAGRRQINRALRMGVGEGETDVVVVVHSPADDAESERAAAQAVGDLLAPASGDALAADRIDAGAVREFFDVSEAELDATGATLADLVCERVALLDVEK, from the coding sequence ATGAGACTCGTCGACGGTCGCGCCGAAATCGAGGACCTCGACGCCTTCCTCGGGGACCTCGGCGAAGTCGGCGACGAGTTCGACTGCGCGGTGCAGGCGTTCGACCCGGACTACGTCCTCGGCGAGGCACACCTCCGAACCGCCGTCGAGCGCGCCGACCGCGCCTTCGAGCGAGACCAGAACGTCGCCCGCGAGCGCGCCGTCGAAATCCTGCTGTACGCCGCGGGCCGACGGCAAATCAACCGCGCGCTCCGCATGGGCGTCGGCGAGGGCGAGACCGACGTCGTGGTCGTCGTCCACTCGCCGGCGGATGACGCCGAGAGCGAGCGCGCCGCCGCCCAAGCGGTCGGCGACCTGCTCGCGCCTGCGTCCGGGGACGCGCTCGCGGCCGACCGCATCGACGCCGGCGCCGTCCGCGAGTTCTTCGACGTGAGCGAGGCGGAACTCGACGCGACCGGCGCGACGCTCGCGGACCTCGTCTGCGAGCGCGTGGCTCTGCTAGACGTGGAAAAGTAG